Proteins encoded within one genomic window of uncultured Draconibacterium sp.:
- a CDS encoding DUF4450 domain-containing protein, which produces MHQLKPYIIILLVCFTWTSCQQQTPENKEIKLWHNETRQLRYKPDGKGFVITNGTKRFNRALYGTNTGFRVEAGDLPEFALYMPRMGGTLRMGIVQGDSSKWLMDSQTITARYEAGKMTYLIEDPLMGNGKLHLNLLALGDADGFILKVEGENIPENTEIFWGFGGASGKRFSREGDLGADPESSFYLKPEYCTSDEYFINNNSFNLYYGSGRSLSDNEVYENNYKATPEELEATRLKEKKRLFALVPEQSDITLSDATQQENPLQFYLSENKEAPAVTGRFKCREKENYFLILNPDTKDRPQYSDLTEIFEQAESARKKIADRIKINTPDDYINAVGATLSTAANAVWDGKSFMHGAIAWRMPLNGWRGAYAADWLGWHDRAKTHFRGYYESQYTEPESGPSIPDPKTHLARQKEEVGTALFTNGYISRRPRGINKPHHYDMNLVFISQLLSHFNWTGDLDFLRESWPVLERHLAWEKRCFDANNDGLYDSYASIWASDALQYSGGGVTHSSAYNYRANRITAELAPLIGKDPALYRTEAEKIKKAVNSKLWIPEKGWFAEYRDLLGNQLQHPAAAVWTVYHAIDEGLADPFQAYQSTQYIDKNIPHIPIEAEGLKSGKYYTLSTTNWMPYTWSINNVALAEVLHTALAYWQSGRTNKAFELTKSTFMDYMFLGSSPGNFGQLSYYDAFRGELYRDFADPIAMAARALVEGMFGISPDMIHEQLTIKPGWPESWEHASIETPDIKLHYKKTGTTDHYEIISQFPKKVELNLILNARSDKIKSLKINGKERNWESVADAVGKPEILIKTEKANQFTIEIEWEGTEPEQAVFDKFYAIGDEISFHLKNDTIKDIYDPQQILATEDTNERSVSGKLKGEWGWRTFFVQLKQNDLLWWQPVSFELRKPLQIKYNKQQPKDKLAFSIQNNSSKVFTGSWSLGSLTKEITIPAKSCSPEIVVSENLITGSNRIILKNGSKTFTEDVINWNIPASNTEPFEIVDISQKFNDRVTNIFREQYYSPRSPYPTLSIPVQGIGDWCSYRETEEIDDSGLRTKAGQKNMITSPQGIPFNTPGEEKENILFTSKWDNYPDSVQIPLSGKASHLYLLMAGSAHHMQINMTNGWVKVKYSDGTVEVLPLKSPVNWWPIEQDYYDDGFAFRVNAPQPPRLYLKTGEWHLNSYDILKKNGTNKIEGGAASMLDLPLNPKKELADLQLITNTNDLVIGLMAATLKRN; this is translated from the coding sequence GTGCATCAACTGAAACCATATATTATCATTCTGCTTGTTTGTTTCACATGGACATCGTGCCAACAGCAAACTCCTGAGAACAAGGAAATAAAGCTCTGGCACAATGAAACACGGCAATTGCGTTATAAGCCTGATGGAAAAGGATTTGTAATTACCAACGGCACCAAACGTTTTAACCGGGCTTTGTATGGCACGAACACCGGATTTAGGGTGGAAGCAGGCGATTTACCAGAATTTGCTCTTTACATGCCTAGAATGGGCGGCACCCTTCGTATGGGAATCGTCCAGGGCGACTCGTCAAAATGGTTGATGGATTCACAAACAATTACTGCGCGTTACGAAGCAGGCAAAATGACCTATCTGATTGAAGATCCGTTGATGGGAAATGGGAAACTGCATTTAAACTTGCTGGCCCTGGGTGACGCGGATGGATTTATTTTGAAAGTTGAAGGAGAAAACATTCCTGAAAACACAGAAATTTTCTGGGGATTTGGCGGTGCAAGTGGGAAACGCTTTTCGCGTGAAGGCGATTTGGGAGCCGATCCGGAATCAAGTTTTTACCTGAAACCAGAATACTGCACATCCGACGAATATTTCATAAACAACAACAGTTTCAACCTGTATTATGGCTCGGGCAGAAGTTTATCGGACAACGAGGTTTACGAGAACAATTACAAGGCTACTCCTGAAGAACTGGAAGCAACACGTTTAAAAGAAAAGAAGCGACTATTTGCTTTGGTTCCCGAACAATCGGATATTACTTTAAGTGATGCTACTCAGCAAGAAAATCCACTACAATTTTATCTATCTGAAAACAAGGAAGCGCCTGCTGTAACAGGCCGGTTTAAATGCCGGGAGAAAGAAAACTATTTTCTGATATTGAATCCCGACACCAAAGACCGACCTCAATATAGCGATCTTACGGAAATCTTCGAACAGGCTGAAAGTGCCAGAAAAAAAATTGCAGATCGTATTAAAATCAATACTCCCGACGATTACATTAACGCCGTTGGGGCCACGCTTTCAACCGCTGCAAATGCCGTTTGGGACGGCAAATCGTTTATGCACGGTGCCATTGCCTGGCGAATGCCTTTAAACGGCTGGCGGGGCGCTTATGCTGCCGATTGGCTGGGCTGGCACGACCGCGCAAAAACACATTTCCGTGGTTATTACGAATCTCAATATACCGAGCCGGAATCAGGGCCAAGTATACCTGATCCGAAAACACACCTGGCACGGCAAAAAGAGGAAGTAGGAACGGCACTATTTACAAATGGATACATCAGTCGTAGGCCCCGAGGAATTAATAAACCTCATCATTACGACATGAACCTGGTTTTTATTTCGCAGCTGCTTTCGCATTTCAACTGGACGGGCGATCTTGATTTTCTGCGCGAAAGCTGGCCGGTTCTGGAACGTCACCTGGCCTGGGAGAAAAGGTGTTTCGATGCAAACAACGACGGGCTTTACGACTCTTATGCCAGTATTTGGGCCAGCGATGCACTGCAATACAGCGGCGGCGGAGTTACTCATTCGTCGGCATACAATTACCGGGCAAACCGGATTACCGCCGAACTTGCCCCGCTTATCGGTAAAGACCCGGCTCTTTACCGGACAGAAGCCGAAAAAATTAAAAAAGCAGTAAACAGTAAACTTTGGATACCAGAAAAAGGCTGGTTTGCCGAATACAGAGATTTGCTCGGGAATCAGCTTCAACACCCGGCCGCAGCCGTTTGGACCGTATACCACGCTATTGACGAAGGGCTCGCCGATCCCTTTCAGGCCTACCAAAGTACACAGTACATCGATAAAAATATTCCACATATTCCCATTGAAGCCGAAGGTTTGAAATCCGGGAAATATTACACACTTTCCACTACCAACTGGATGCCTTACACATGGTCGATCAACAATGTGGCGCTGGCCGAAGTTCTGCACACGGCTCTTGCTTACTGGCAAAGCGGACGTACAAACAAGGCTTTCGAACTCACCAAAAGCACTTTTATGGATTATATGTTTTTGGGTAGCAGTCCCGGAAATTTTGGACAACTTTCGTACTATGATGCTTTCAGAGGGGAATTGTACCGCGATTTTGCCGACCCCATTGCTATGGCTGCCCGGGCTTTGGTAGAAGGGATGTTTGGCATTTCCCCGGATATGATTCATGAACAATTAACAATTAAACCGGGTTGGCCGGAAAGCTGGGAGCATGCATCCATCGAAACGCCTGATATTAAACTTCATTATAAAAAAACAGGGACAACGGATCACTACGAAATTATCTCTCAATTTCCGAAAAAAGTGGAATTAAACCTGATTTTAAATGCACGTTCCGATAAAATAAAATCACTGAAAATAAACGGAAAAGAAAGAAATTGGGAAAGTGTTGCCGATGCCGTTGGAAAACCTGAAATCCTTATCAAAACAGAAAAAGCAAATCAGTTTACAATTGAAATTGAATGGGAAGGAACCGAACCGGAACAAGCTGTTTTCGATAAATTTTATGCGATTGGCGATGAGATAAGCTTTCATTTAAAAAATGATACAATAAAAGATATTTACGATCCACAGCAGATTTTGGCGACAGAAGATACAAATGAACGATCAGTTTCAGGCAAATTAAAAGGAGAATGGGGCTGGCGTACATTTTTTGTTCAATTAAAACAAAACGATTTGTTGTGGTGGCAGCCTGTTTCTTTCGAGCTTCGGAAACCACTTCAAATAAAATACAATAAACAGCAGCCAAAAGATAAACTGGCATTTAGCATTCAAAATAATTCTTCGAAAGTGTTTACAGGAAGCTGGTCTTTAGGATCGCTTACAAAAGAAATTACAATACCAGCAAAATCCTGTTCTCCTGAAATCGTAGTATCGGAAAATCTTATAACAGGAAGCAACAGAATTATTTTAAAAAACGGTTCAAAAACATTTACTGAAGATGTCATCAACTGGAACATTCCGGCATCAAATACGGAGCCTTTTGAAATCGTTGATATTTCGCAAAAATTTAACGACCGCGTCACCAATATTTTTAGGGAACAGTATTATTCACCGCGCTCGCCCTACCCGACTTTAAGCATCCCGGTTCAGGGAATTGGCGACTGGTGCTCGTACCGCGAAACAGAAGAAATTGACGACTCCGGATTACGGACAAAAGCAGGACAAAAAAATATGATTACTTCGCCACAGGGAATTCCGTTTAACACACCGGGAGAAGAAAAAGAGAATATTCTATTCACCTCTAAATGGGATAATTACCCCGATTCTGTTCAAATTCCGCTTTCTGGAAAAGCATCGCATTTATATTTGCTTATGGCCGGTTCTGCACACCACATGCAAATAAACATGACAAACGGCTGGGTTAAAGTGAAATATTCGGATGGAACAGTTGAAGTTTTACCGCTAAAAAGTCCGGTTAACTGGTGGCCCATCGAACAGGATTATTACGACGATGGTTTTGCATTCCGGGTAAATGCGCCGCAACCACCTCGTTTATACTTAAAAACCGGCGAATGGCACCTCAATTCGTATGATATTCTGAAGAAAAACGGGACAAATAAAATTGAAGGAGGTGCTGCATCGATGCTGGATCTACCATTAAACCCGAAAAAAGAACTAGCTGATTTACAACTAATAACCAACACCAACGACCTAGTAATCGGACTGATGGCTGCAACTTTAAAAAGAAATTAA
- a CDS encoding glycoside hydrolase family protein: MLTRLKFIQQSALAGSALLLSGMSAVGMHENQYDEKYISDFSKRLKPLNRILELEGYYVWGCSPIVAPDGKIHVFFSRWDSSKGMGGWISQSEVAHAVADRPEGPYYNIETILAPRGEGFWDCTTCHNPHIQFVDGKYCLFYMGNSNKRTNTKRIGLATADSLNGPWKRPNKPLVETGPAGAWDDHCTSNPSFIKHQNGQYWLYYKAWNTDEYENPVNPGIRGNRKYGLVISEKPEGPYKRYSDKPIIDYSGYGNNRQLEDGNVFIEDGKFYMLARDMGRFDHEVGIILESDDGIHWSEPKISYFGVSHYINQPPKPKHLSKYGRFERPQILMQNGHPTHLFVTTQGGRFWSSSPFVFKIEPKN, translated from the coding sequence ATGCTCACACGACTGAAATTCATACAACAATCGGCTTTAGCAGGAAGCGCTCTTTTGCTTTCTGGAATGAGCGCCGTTGGTATGCATGAAAATCAATACGATGAAAAATATATTTCGGACTTCTCGAAGCGTTTAAAACCGCTCAACAGAATTCTTGAATTGGAAGGTTATTACGTTTGGGGATGCAGTCCAATTGTGGCTCCCGATGGAAAGATTCATGTCTTTTTTTCGCGTTGGGATTCATCAAAAGGAATGGGAGGCTGGATCAGCCAATCAGAAGTTGCACACGCCGTGGCTGATCGTCCTGAAGGACCGTATTACAATATTGAAACCATTCTGGCTCCTCGTGGGGAAGGATTTTGGGACTGCACAACCTGCCATAATCCACATATCCAGTTTGTTGATGGAAAATACTGCCTTTTTTATATGGGCAACTCAAATAAACGAACCAATACAAAACGCATTGGATTGGCAACTGCAGATTCGTTAAACGGTCCGTGGAAACGCCCTAACAAACCATTGGTGGAAACCGGTCCGGCTGGCGCGTGGGACGACCACTGTACATCAAATCCATCATTCATAAAACACCAGAATGGCCAGTACTGGTTGTATTATAAGGCCTGGAATACCGATGAATACGAAAATCCGGTCAATCCGGGAATACGTGGAAACAGAAAATACGGGCTGGTGATTTCAGAAAAGCCGGAAGGTCCATATAAACGATACTCAGATAAACCAATTATTGATTATTCGGGCTACGGGAATAACCGCCAGTTGGAAGACGGAAATGTATTTATAGAAGACGGAAAGTTCTACATGCTGGCCCGCGACATGGGACGATTCGATCATGAAGTAGGGATCATTCTTGAATCGGACGACGGTATTCACTGGTCGGAACCTAAAATCAGTTATTTTGGGGTATCACATTATATCAACCAACCACCAAAACCAAAACACCTGAGTAAATACGGACGTTTCGAACGCCCTCAGATACTCATGCAAAACGGGCACCCAACACACTTGTTTGTTACAACACAGGGAGGGAGATTTTGGAGCTCCTCCCCTTTTGTATTTAAAATTGAACCAAAAAATTAA
- a CDS encoding rhamnogalacturonan acetylesterase, translated as MIRVICFILLVTFVAGCTQIEEETTNRKPTIYIIGDSTVKNGRGDGTGGLWGWGDPLVQFFDTSMVNIENHALGGTSSRTYRSMGLWDEVLRKLQPGDYLLIQFGHNDDGPVNDDFRARGTIYGIGDATEEIDNMLTGVHEVVHTYGWYIRQYITEAKEKGVTPVVMAPIPRNDWEEGKVPRNDQKYGLWAKEVANFEEVEFINLNEKMASAMEVMGEDSVTGNYFFKRDHTHTSAKGAILAASFIVEGLRNAEECNLKEFLLDNPKINFPVKKKVFIIGDSTVANGNDKIVGWGRELYNYMDTTRLMIFNRARGGRSSRSFQYEGLWDEMLAQMKEGDFLLIQFGHNDGGSLDKPKYRGSLPGMGDETKEITREDGGIETVHTYGWYMKKYITDAKAKGVAVIVLSQIPRNEWPEGKVERVNGNYGKWAKEAAKAEKAFFIDLNNAIAIEYEAMGPKIVKQFFPGDHTHTNVYGARFNALTLTEEIQNLRGCKLSGYTKLY; from the coding sequence ATGATACGAGTAATCTGTTTTATCCTATTAGTAACTTTTGTTGCAGGATGTACACAAATTGAAGAAGAAACGACAAACAGAAAACCAACTATCTACATTATTGGTGACTCAACCGTTAAAAACGGACGTGGCGACGGAACCGGCGGACTTTGGGGCTGGGGCGATCCGCTTGTACAGTTTTTCGACACCAGCATGGTAAATATCGAGAATCACGCATTGGGCGGTACCAGTAGCCGTACATACAGAAGTATGGGTTTATGGGATGAAGTACTCAGAAAATTACAGCCCGGCGATTATCTGTTAATACAATTCGGGCATAACGACGACGGACCGGTTAACGATGATTTCAGGGCACGCGGAACCATTTACGGTATTGGCGACGCCACTGAAGAAATTGATAACATGCTTACCGGAGTGCACGAAGTGGTGCATACCTACGGTTGGTATATCAGGCAATATATTACCGAAGCCAAAGAAAAAGGTGTAACGCCGGTGGTAATGGCGCCAATTCCCAGAAACGATTGGGAAGAAGGCAAAGTCCCACGAAACGACCAAAAGTATGGATTATGGGCCAAAGAGGTAGCTAATTTCGAAGAGGTTGAATTTATCAATCTAAACGAAAAAATGGCGTCTGCCATGGAAGTAATGGGAGAAGATTCGGTAACCGGAAATTATTTCTTTAAACGCGACCACACACATACTTCGGCAAAAGGGGCTATACTTGCGGCTTCATTTATTGTTGAAGGATTACGAAATGCAGAAGAATGCAATCTGAAAGAATTTCTGTTGGATAATCCTAAAATCAATTTCCCGGTAAAAAAGAAGGTATTTATTATTGGAGATTCAACCGTAGCCAATGGCAATGATAAAATTGTTGGCTGGGGGCGCGAACTTTATAATTATATGGATACTACCAGGCTAATGATTTTTAATAGAGCCAGAGGAGGACGAAGCAGCCGCAGCTTTCAATACGAAGGTCTTTGGGATGAAATGCTGGCACAAATGAAAGAAGGCGACTTTTTGCTCATTCAGTTTGGACATAATGACGGCGGGTCTCTCGACAAACCCAAATACAGAGGTTCGCTTCCCGGAATGGGGGATGAAACTAAAGAAATTACCCGCGAAGACGGAGGTATCGAAACCGTTCATACTTACGGATGGTATATGAAGAAATACATTACAGATGCAAAAGCCAAAGGAGTTGCAGTTATTGTTCTTTCGCAAATTCCCCGAAATGAGTGGCCCGAAGGAAAGGTTGAACGTGTAAACGGAAATTATGGCAAATGGGCAAAAGAAGCTGCAAAAGCGGAAAAAGCGTTTTTTATTGATTTAAACAATGCTATTGCCATTGAATACGAAGCAATGGGACCAAAAATTGTAAAACAATTTTTTCCGGGAGACCACACGCATACCAATGTTTATGGAGCAAGGTTTAATGCCTTAACCCTGACCGAAGAAATCCAAAACCTCAGAGGCTGTAAATTAAGTGGATATACAAAACTTTACTAA
- a CDS encoding silent information regulator protein Sir2: protein MNNFIYKTNKPIGAKPFILVLLFTFSLSLQAQDPRERLYNYQVLNPSHAPKPKVKGWATECISEAINRGLVAFKTSEGIYLSWRLLESDSPNVSFDVFEEQTNGKAQKINQQPIAETTDFLVTNYKSSAHYFIKTIGNEEDETSAKVSPKPEATLRYKTIPFKGEYSPDRVAVADLNGDGEYDFIIKQPGGRVDPGVWRKSPDTFKLEAYLSDGTFLWRKDLGWNIELGIWYSPFVVYDFNGDGKAEVALKTAPTDTDYRQEDGRVFSGPEYCSILDGMTGKEIDRVDWPARNPRFGRYNRNNRNQMGMAYLDGKTPCLLVARGTYRLMVVDAYQMKGKKLEKLWQWDGDEENPVIRSQGAHSLHTVDLDNDGRDEIVLGSAVLDDDGTLLFSAGVGHSDKCFVSDIDPNRPGMEIFFANEVWHDTAGVSMIDAATGKQIWNIDHYTRHVGNGMVADIMPDVPGLECFATEDSKAGLHDKYMLSSKGGYLARNLGVPQCTNWIFWDDDKLRESIEQSGESKNKTRYQAREFSIVKYPTDTICNQLEGSIMMMADLYGDWREELVTVLPGELRIYSTTIPAKDRRVCLMQDHLYRSDVVHRSMGYFQSPMTTYYLGE, encoded by the coding sequence ATGAACAACTTTATTTACAAAACAAACAAACCAATCGGAGCAAAACCTTTTATCCTGGTTCTGCTATTTACTTTCTCCCTATCGCTGCAAGCCCAGGATCCACGCGAACGTTTATACAACTACCAGGTTCTGAACCCCAGCCACGCACCAAAACCAAAGGTGAAAGGATGGGCTACTGAATGCATTTCGGAAGCTATAAACCGTGGTCTGGTGGCTTTTAAAACATCCGAAGGGATTTACCTGAGCTGGCGGTTGCTGGAAAGTGATTCTCCCAATGTTTCGTTTGACGTTTTTGAAGAACAAACAAACGGTAAAGCACAAAAGATCAATCAACAACCAATAGCTGAAACCACTGATTTTTTGGTAACGAACTACAAATCTTCAGCGCACTATTTCATAAAAACTATCGGGAACGAGGAAGATGAAACTTCAGCTAAAGTCAGCCCAAAGCCGGAAGCGACTTTACGCTATAAAACCATTCCGTTTAAAGGAGAATATAGTCCTGACCGTGTGGCTGTGGCTGACCTGAATGGCGACGGAGAATACGATTTTATTATTAAACAACCGGGGGGGAGAGTTGATCCGGGAGTATGGCGCAAAAGTCCGGACACCTTTAAACTGGAAGCTTATTTAAGCGACGGCACTTTTTTATGGCGCAAAGATTTGGGATGGAATATTGAACTGGGAATATGGTATTCGCCATTTGTTGTTTACGATTTTAATGGCGACGGAAAAGCAGAGGTAGCCCTTAAAACAGCTCCAACTGATACGGACTACCGGCAGGAAGACGGCCGGGTGTTTTCGGGCCCGGAATACTGCTCTATTCTGGATGGAATGACGGGCAAGGAAATCGACCGGGTTGACTGGCCGGCACGAAATCCTCGTTTTGGCCGCTACAACCGCAACAACCGCAATCAAATGGGAATGGCTTACCTCGATGGCAAAACACCATGCTTGTTGGTAGCCCGCGGCACCTACCGTTTAATGGTGGTTGATGCCTACCAAATGAAGGGCAAAAAACTTGAAAAACTTTGGCAATGGGATGGAGATGAAGAAAACCCGGTTATCCGTTCGCAAGGCGCACACAGTTTGCATACCGTTGATTTAGACAACGATGGGCGCGATGAAATTGTTTTGGGTTCGGCCGTGCTGGACGACGATGGCACTCTCCTGTTTTCGGCAGGAGTTGGACACTCTGATAAATGTTTCGTTTCCGACATCGATCCGAATCGCCCCGGTATGGAAATCTTTTTTGCCAACGAAGTGTGGCACGATACGGCAGGCGTTTCAATGATTGACGCAGCTACGGGTAAACAAATATGGAATATCGACCACTACACTCGTCACGTAGGAAACGGCATGGTTGCCGATATTATGCCCGATGTTCCGGGACTGGAGTGTTTTGCTACTGAAGACTCCAAAGCCGGGTTACACGATAAATACATGCTTTCATCAAAAGGAGGATACCTGGCTCGTAACCTTGGCGTTCCTCAATGTACCAACTGGATTTTCTGGGATGACGATAAATTGCGGGAATCTATTGAACAATCGGGTGAAAGTAAAAATAAAACCCGATACCAAGCCCGCGAATTTTCAATCGTAAAATACCCCACAGACACTATCTGTAATCAGCTGGAAGGTTCTATTATGATGATGGCTGACCTGTACGGCGACTGGCGCGAAGAACTGGTAACTGTTCTGCCGGGAGAACTCCGCATTTACTCTACAACAATACCTGCAAAAGACCGCCGTGTTTGCCTTATGCAAGACCACCTGTATCGCTCTGATGTGGTACACCGTTCAATGGGATATTTTCAATCCCCTATGACTACTTATTATTTGGGAGAATAA
- a CDS encoding glycoside hydrolase family 88 protein, which yields MKKRIILLAACILAGSATLLKAQQLPSKTEVIGKMTLANAYFMNKWPDTGKTIITNRERPSNIWTRAVYYEGLMAFYSIKPDAEYLQYAIDWGESHKWGLRGGIETRNADNQCCGQTYLDLYETDTQPERLKAIKASVDLMMATDRIDDWDWIDALQMAMPVFAKLSVITGDAKYSERMYEMYMDSKVTQAFYNKKDGLWWRDADFRPPYQEPNGEDCYWSRGNGWVVAALLRVMEILPEDDPHYKEYLKTYKKMMKAVLTIQREDGFWNASLHDPTNYGGKEATGTSLFVYGMAWGVTNNILSAKKYMPAITKAWNALANESVHEDGFLGYVQGTGKEPKDGQPVSYTSKPDFEDYGLGCFLLAGSEVYKLCK from the coding sequence ATGAAAAAAAGAATTATTTTACTGGCTGCCTGCATCTTAGCAGGATCAGCAACCTTACTAAAAGCACAGCAACTTCCATCTAAAACGGAAGTAATTGGAAAAATGACATTGGCCAACGCTTATTTTATGAATAAGTGGCCCGACACAGGGAAAACCATTATTACCAACCGCGAGCGCCCCAGTAATATTTGGACCCGTGCGGTTTACTACGAAGGGCTTATGGCTTTTTATAGTATAAAACCAGATGCTGAATATCTGCAATATGCCATCGATTGGGGAGAGTCGCACAAATGGGGTTTACGTGGAGGGATAGAAACCCGTAATGCCGACAACCAATGTTGCGGACAAACTTACCTCGATTTATATGAAACAGATACACAACCTGAACGACTAAAAGCTATTAAAGCCTCGGTAGATTTAATGATGGCAACCGATAGAATTGATGACTGGGACTGGATTGATGCACTGCAAATGGCCATGCCGGTTTTTGCCAAACTTTCGGTTATTACAGGCGATGCAAAATATTCAGAGCGGATGTACGAAATGTATATGGATAGCAAGGTTACACAGGCTTTCTACAATAAAAAAGACGGACTGTGGTGGCGCGATGCCGACTTTCGGCCCCCTTACCAAGAACCTAACGGTGAAGACTGCTACTGGAGCCGCGGAAATGGCTGGGTAGTGGCTGCCCTGTTACGTGTAATGGAAATTTTACCGGAAGATGACCCGCACTACAAAGAATACCTGAAAACGTACAAAAAAATGATGAAAGCCGTTCTTACCATTCAGCGCGAAGATGGTTTTTGGAATGCCAGCCTGCACGATCCAACTAACTATGGAGGAAAAGAAGCAACTGGCACATCTCTGTTTGTTTACGGCATGGCCTGGGGGGTAACCAATAATATTTTGAGTGCAAAAAAATACATGCCGGCCATAACAAAAGCATGGAATGCACTGGCAAACGAATCGGTTCATGAAGATGGATTTTTAGGCTATGTGCAGGGCACCGGGAAAGAGCCAAAAGATGGGCAGCCAGTGAGCTACACCAGCAAACCCGATTTTGAAGACTACGGTTTGGGCTGTTTCCTTTTGGCCGGCAGCGAAGTTTACAAATTGTGCAAATAG
- a CDS encoding glycoside hydrolase family 43 protein, producing MKKLLTFLFLTASIVPLFAQNWKPEVKENIPLDSVRLSDPCILADKNTATYYMTGTGGLLWKSKDLKLWTGPFVVAQTDPDSWMGPRPMIWAAELHQYNDKYYYFATFTNRDVIIDTVRGNEIERRASHVLVSNKPYGPYVPMKDPTYLPADKPTLDGTFWVDKDGKPYMVYCYEWLQNWNGTIEKIELKPDLSGTIGEGKVLFRAHDSPWSREKDDEGNIGPSRVTDGPWLFETQTGKLGMLWTSWAFEDYVQGVAYSKSGTLNGPWIQEKEPITPPNFGHGMLFHTFDGKLLLSAHSHKSVNGQYIRIPHLFKVDDSGDKLVIVGPYRP from the coding sequence ATGAAAAAGCTATTAACCTTCCTGTTTTTAACCGCCTCTATTGTGCCACTTTTTGCGCAGAACTGGAAACCCGAAGTAAAAGAGAATATCCCATTGGATTCGGTTCGGTTGAGCGATCCGTGCATTCTGGCCGATAAAAACACCGCCACTTATTACATGACCGGAACGGGTGGCCTGCTATGGAAAAGTAAAGATCTGAAATTGTGGACAGGTCCTTTTGTGGTGGCACAAACCGATCCTGATTCATGGATGGGACCACGCCCCATGATCTGGGCGGCAGAATTGCATCAATACAACGACAAATACTATTATTTTGCCACTTTTACCAATCGCGATGTGATTATCGACACAGTGAGAGGAAATGAAATTGAGCGACGCGCCAGTCATGTTTTAGTGAGCAATAAACCCTACGGGCCTTATGTTCCGATGAAAGACCCGACTTACCTGCCAGCCGACAAACCCACTTTAGACGGAACATTTTGGGTGGATAAAGACGGGAAACCCTACATGGTTTATTGCTACGAATGGCTGCAAAACTGGAACGGAACCATTGAAAAGATAGAGCTGAAACCGGACCTCTCAGGAACTATTGGCGAGGGGAAAGTTTTGTTTCGGGCACACGATTCGCCGTGGAGCCGCGAAAAGGATGACGAAGGCAACATCGGCCCCAGCAGAGTTACCGATGGCCCGTGGTTATTCGAAACGCAAACCGGAAAACTAGGCATGTTATGGACCAGCTGGGCATTTGAGGACTATGTTCAGGGCGTGGCCTACTCCAAAAGCGGAACACTGAATGGCCCGTGGATACAGGAAAAAGAACCGATTACACCTCCTAATTTTGGGCATGGTATGCTGTTCCACACTTTCGACGGGAAGTTGCTACTGTCGGCACATAGCCATAAAAGTGTAAACGGGCAATATATTCGAATCCCGCATTTGTTCAAGGTAGATGATTCGGGCGATAAACTGGTAATTGTTGGGCCTTATCGGCCTTAG